cactgcagggattcgattaAAAATTAGGCTGCAATGCGGTATTTAGCCGCCAGtgttactgtctcacactgaatctaccagacatctttattatgagagaaagtggcgattgaacaaatgtcaaattcaaatgaaatttgctttagtctgaatttgaaatgatctctattgagaatgagccgggccgcgggacaggaatcattttcttgcgggatcagctctttcctgagagatgtgggtggctctgagaagagcctttgggttcagaggtttacaatttgctcgggttgtttcacttctttcctgacgctttcttcgcttttgctgctttcactttgggtttggccttcgatttagtcacttttttgacagactttccgcccgtcaccttcttcacaggagactttttcttcagggctgctttcttcaccgccttttttggagttgccgccttcttgctgcttgttttcttcactgttgatttcttcactggagttttctttgctgcgagtttctttgctgcgggtttcttcgctgcgggtttcttggctgctGCTTTCTTTGTTGTCACCTTCTTGGCCGCTGTTTTCTTTACTAAAGATTTCTTGGCTGTTGGTTTCTTCGccttctttcccattttccccgGGCTTTCCTTCTTAGCGAGTTTGAAGGAGCCGGAGGCGCCCTGTCCCTTTGTCTGCACCAGAGACCCTGTCTCCACCTTCCTCTTGATCGTTAACCTGATCTGGGAGAcgcgcttccccacatccactccgctgccagccaaagctttctttatCGCGGCCAAGGACATCCCATTGCGATCGCTGCAACCCGCCACAACATTGAGGATCTGCTCGCCTAACTTGGGACCGGCTGCCGCAGGTCGGGGAGCCGCCTTCTTCTTCCTGGGAGACTTCacttgagcgggagcggctggaggagccgtttcggcggctgcagtttcagtcatatccgagagtgtgtggaaaatctgtgtgagagtcagaactggatccgaaatgaacccagtggtggcggcacagagcaacttaaaggcagagagcggacggagcagagacaagctgctgtcagctcccggctcctccaacctctctgtgtttctctctcctcacaaactctcccattgcaatgaaattccgcCTCTCCAGAGATCCAGCTCACATCCTTCATGTCTCTGACACACGAATGTTTGCTGTTGAAAAGGTTTCACTCGAACTGAGGACTCCATTTTCCACTGAAACCCGTTTTACTGCTGCACTGATCGCGCTCTCACGCGATAGCTGACATGTTCTCGACTTTGCCACTGAAATCTTCAATTTAGCGAAACAATTGCCTTGAAATCTCACTTTGGGGCTCAGCAGCGGGTTTAGCGGGAATCTTTGATtgaaaaattgttttattttacacaagagagactcggagatctcatgatcagaacagacacacaaacacagttggatTAGTCTGACCCGCCCGCTcctttcatacactctctcttacgCAATATTCACATCTACACATTCACGGGACAAAACTTTCACCAAATGTAAGGTCCCAGGACGGAATTTCTCCTCCTTCCGGCCTTTGCTCCGGATTCCAGGGGGTGAGTTAGTTTTtcacctcagtaactgttaaacaCTCTGAGGCCCGCTCCCCACAGATtgtctttgaattcattcatggaatgtgggcgtcgctgtctgggtcagcatttattgcccatccctaattgcccttgggaaggtggtgatgagctgccttctggaaccgctgcagtccatgtggtgtaggaccACATCTGTTAACCAGATTCCGTGGCCAGAGCCAATCATATCTGTTTTTTCCCCCCAGTTATTACTGTGATTGCAGAGATCACTGTGTTTGTTTACGATGAAAATACAAATTATCTGCTCTTGGAGTCTCtggatttcctgttttatttgtttctccTGCACTGACAGGTAACAATAAACCACAACCTCAACAACCAGTGACTGCCAGTTAAATAATCATCCCCCActcgctgataatggagtttctgaCAGTGGCAGACAGTTCCTGACCATCCTCCGATTGGACCTGGAGGGAACCAGATTCATTGTCAGAGCTGGActttctcactgagggagtggcaCAGTCAGGTGAACGATGGAGGTGGAGTGGTGACTGGGAGAGCGTTTGACCAAACGTCAGTTCCTGACCATCACAGTGGTGATTTATTTAATTCGCTATCGCATGTCACAACAGTAGGTGGGCACTCCGAAAATAAAATTCACTGAAGATTTCTAATGGAAAATCAAGCTTCAATTTGCTTTCAGTTGTTTAAATGAAAGGACAGGCCTCAAAATTAAACAATGAGTTCCcagtcagaaacaacagtaaAAAGATAAATTGAACTGTCCAGAAAAacgagacaagccaagttcagtttCCAAACTGTGCTATGGACACACCTGGTGCGGAatgaaatcagcaactcaggTAGTTCCGTAATTACAACTGATTAAAATAACGATTCCTTGAGTAgagtgagcgatggtggtatagtggtgagcatagctgccttccaagcagttgacccgggttcgattcccggccatcgcatCCATAATTTGTTTTAGAACCTTATCCGCGAATATTATTTTAAACCGAGTGGACAAAAACAGGGCGAACGCAACATTTGACAATAGTGAATTAAAATAGACCTAtcagtttttatttttttctATTCGGACGTAATTCGTTTCTCATGAAAAAATATTGAAATAGGAAAACAAATCTCTGACATCAAATGAGTTCTCCGTTCGTGACAAAGATACAAAGTAACGGTAGAGGAACACatttcagctcacacactgtgctctgcaCAATCCCGGTACTTGATAGAAGTTAATATGAACATTACTGAGGTTACATTATTTACAGAAATGCGCAgctgtgatggccgagtggttaaggcgttggacttgAAATCCAATGGGGTCTCGCCGCGCAGGTTCGAGCCCTGCTCGCAGCGGTTATGATTGTGAAGTGTTTACTTCCGCTATTTCAGACAACCAAAAAACCTGCTGATTTTTTGGTATGAAGTATTTCGATCGccatcatgctttcagctgcatggttccgggccgggtgcaggaaggtgagcTTGGAAAGGGGGGCCTcggactggcatggacaagatcggCCGAATGGGTtccgagtcagagaggtttacagcgtagaaacaggcccttcggcccaacttgtccatgccgccctttttttaaaccactaagctaatcccatttgcctgcatttggcccacatccctgcgtttggcccatatccctctacacccatcttacccatgtaactgtcgaaatgcattttaaaagacaaaattgtacccacctactacctctggcagcttgttccagacactcaccaccctctgtgtaaaaaaaatgtcatgatgtggagatgccggcgttggactggggtaaacacagtaagaagtttaacaacagcaggttaaagtccaacaggtttatttggtagcaaaagccacacatgtggcttttgtccctctggacacttttgtatctctcccctctcaccttaaacctgtgcactCGAGCTttcgactccccaacctttgggaaaagatattaactattctagctgatctgtgtccctcattattttatagatctctataagatcacccctcagcctcctacgtccaGAGAAAaagatcccagtctatccagcctcgccttaaaactcaaaccatcaagtcccggtagcatcctagtaaatcttttctgcatgctctctcgtttaatgatatcctttctataatagtgactaggactgtacacagtattccaagtgtggccttaccagtgacttGTATgacttcaacaggacgtcccaactcctgtattcaatgttctgaccgatgaaaccaagcatgccaaatgccttcttcaccactctgtccacctgtgactccactttcaatgagctttgaacatgtaccccgagatctctttgttctgcatctCTCCCCAATGCTCTGCCATTAACTTGGTaagtctgccctggttcaatctaccaaaatgcatcaccttgcatttgtctgaattaaactccgtctgtcattcggcagcccactggcccaattgatcaagatccctttacaattggagataactttcctcactgtccacgatgccaccaatcttggtgtcatctgcacacttactaaccatgcctcctatattctcatccaaatcattaaaataaatgacaaataacagtggacccagcactgatccctgaggcacacccctcgggactccagtttgaaaaacaacccactacaaccaccctctggcttctgtcaagaagccaattttgtattcattaagatacctcaccctggatcccgtgagatttaaccttatgcaacaacctatcttgCGGTACCTTGTTAAGGTACCCTTTGTTTCCCAAATGTATCAGTTaagtggattagcaggataaatatgtggggtgactgagacaggttctgggtgggatggtgtctcagagtcggtgcagactcaatgggccaaatggcctccatctgcgctggagggattctattgcAGTTCAGGCTGAGATAGACACATTTTGGTTTCTTTGGGAATCAAGGGAGTGAGGAGTAAACTGGAGTTGAACCCAAGATCTGAAACTCTATCAGAAGCTGGTATGCCCACATCTGGAGACTGCACCCATACTTTGGAACCCACACTTTCAAAGAGATATTCTTTGAAAATTTGAAATATTTTGAAgtattttgaatatttttggggcatattttggggcggcacggtagcacagtggttagcactgctgcttcacagctccagggtcccgggttcgattcccggcttgggtcactgtctgtgtggagtttgtacattctcctcgtgtctgcgtgggtttcctccgggtgctccggtttcctcccacagtccaaagatgtgtgggttaggttgattggccaggttaaaaaaattgccccttagagtcctgggatgcgtaggttagagggattagcgggtagaatatgtgggggtagggcctgggtgggattgtggtcggtgcagactcgatgggccgaatggcctccttctgcactgtagggtttctatgattctatgatattcagctaatagagagagtgcaaagatatgtaaccaggaaaatggaaggcatgaggGGAATACCCGATTAAGGATTCTTGAATTGCAATCTTTAGAGAAGGCTGATTTATGGTTTAGTTCAATATTATAAATTGATACATGGCCTTATTACCCAAGCTTCAAAAGATCTTTATTCGCATCTACTGTATTTTGGGTGGGCATCAGTATAAAGTACAGAAATTTGGTTCATGCGATGATATTCACAATTTGTTTTCCCTACATAGAATTGttgatatttcaaatgctttaCCTGATTTTGATGGTGAATACTGAAAATGTAGTGACTTTTGGAAAACTTGTCAGAAATATGTATGATTTCTATCTTTGTATTGTCTGATGCTGTTGCTGTTGTTTTAATGCTGTGCCTCGCACTGTATGGCAATAAAGACACATAACTCATCATTGtattgaatcatacaatccctacagtgcagaatgaggccattcaacccatcaagccctattcccgtcaccgcacatatttaccctgctaatcccctgacactaagagtcaatttagcatggccaatcaacctaacccccacagacaaggggagaatgtgcaaaccccacacagtgaactgggactgcaattgaacccagttccctgatgctgtgaggcagcagtgctatccactgtgccatcatgctgccctcgAATGGAGGAACATTATTGATGAGCCATGTGGCCAATGTCTGCTCttatttcctgtgttcttgtgACTGGAAGAGACGGATCCATGGATACTGAGGGAaatagggtggaaattgcagaggcattggCCAAAAGTTTCCTATACTTGCTAGTTATAtgtgtggtgccagaggactggagaattgcaaatggtaaACACACTTTTTCAGAAAAGGCTGTGAGGATAAGCCAACTCAATCCAATCAGTTTCACCTCAGCAATGTGGGATATTCTCCAAACAATAACTGCAGATAAAATTAACACTCACTTGTGCTAATGTGCATTAATTAAGGAAAACACATACATAATTATTAAAGGGGAATCATATTTAACTTGCTCGAGATTTTCATGAGGGTAACAGaaaaggttgatgagggtaatgtggttaatgtgaacatggactggcaaaaagcattttataaataaaggggcACACAGCAACCTTGTGGTAACATTTGGAGCtgatagaataaaagggacagcagcaacatggataggaatctgacagagtgacaggaaacacagtGGGAAGTATTTTTATTTGGATTGGAGGTTGGTTAAAGTGGGATTCCAGGAGAGTTGGTGTTAGGAATTCTGCTCTTCCTGATACATATTAGAGACATCGGCAATGCTGTACAGAACACACATTCAAACTGTGGTAATTACACAATACATGacagcattgtgaacagtgaggaggtAGTGTTGAAGCTCACAGTTTCTTAGACAGCTCGTGGATTGGCCAAACAAGAccaatttaaagcagagaagtgtgaaatgatttatttCAGTGGGAAGAAAAGGGAGAGACAAGAGAAAAGAAATGGTACAATTGTAAAGACATGCAGGAACAAGGGACCTGTGGtcaaatgtgacactaataattgctGTTTAGGTGGCAGGTTGAGAGTGTGGTTACTCAGGCATTTGGGATTGTGAGCTTTATACGTCGGGGCATAGTGAACAAGAGGAAGCAAGTTGTGGGAAACCTGTATCAAACCCTGGTTTGGCCTCAATTGGAGTATTGCACTCTGATCTGGACAGCAGTGTTTAGAAAGGGTGTGAATGCATTAGCGAGGGTGTAATAAATCTCTGGGCGTGAgtccagggatgaggaagttcAGTTACATCggtagattggagaatttgggtctttagtgaagagaagattgagaggagatttgatagaggtgttcagaatTGTGGGGGGAATTGGAAGGAGCTGATAGGGAGAAGCTGTCATGTCCCAGTCTTCCTCTGTCAGGAAGTATTCCCCAAACTGAATGAACAGGGCATTGTTCCCAGTTACACTTCTCCAGCAATGCTAAAAATTCTGAGTATTTGCTTTAATGTGAAACATTTATGATAATTATACAAACACAATAAGTTATTTAGAGTAAAGAAGAAACATTAAAAGTGAAAATACATGTTGACGTCCCTCTGCTGGGCTTTTAGTCTTTCCGGCATGGGCCAGTGGTCTGATTAATCCGATGGTGCTTTTCCCAGTCGCCTGCGTAACGTGGCTCGAATCCCAGACTTCTAGTTTTTGAACTGCACAACGGAGCATTTAAGAAAgtattggggctgaatggcctcgtctgTGCTCTCGGTCTCCTTCCACCTGGTGAGCTGATCTGACATCCAACCCAGAGTGGAGTCGCTGCACATATTGCCTTAAAAATGGTCTCTAAGATAACGGAGTGACTGTGAATCTCGTCACCACTTCCATCCTGACTAATTTCCTCCACTTCGAACCATCCAACAATGTCAGAAGGAGTGAGAACTGGAGTAGGAGACTCCATCAATGAATGAGGTCCCATTTTGACCACTCGAGAATCCGGCCTTGCTCACTCCATCTCTGTTCTCCAGCAGCGGTGACATTCCAGGGTCTTGGCTACTCTGAATGGCCTGTTCGAGGATCGCCTTGCTCCAAAGCAGCTGAATTTTGATGTTTGTCAGCAAGTTGTTGAGATTTGGCTC
This portion of the Mustelus asterias unplaced genomic scaffold, sMusAst1.hap1.1 HAP1_SCAFFOLD_124, whole genome shotgun sequence genome encodes:
- the LOC144484728 gene encoding histone H1-like; translated protein: MTETAAAETAPPAAPAQVKSPRKKKAAPRPAAAGPKLGEQILNVVAGCSDRNGMSLAAIKKALAGSGVDVGKRVSQIRLTIKRKVETGSLVQTKGQGASGSFKLAKKESPGKMGKKAKKPTAKKSLVKKTAAKKVTTKKAAAKKPAAKKPAAKKLAAKKTPVKKSTVKKTSSKKAATPKKAVKKAALKKKSPVKKVTGGKSVKKVTKSKAKPKVKAAKAKKASGKK